acgaagcgAAAAAAGTGTAAGTGTACAAGATATATACAATTGAGTATCTTTATATGCTAATAAATGGCCACGCATTTCCCTAAAATGGGTCAAAAGTCTCTTCCCCATCTGCGACGATGTTGTAACACAGACGCATTCAATGGGGCGCCCCAAACCAAGTGATCGATTGACACGATCAAAGTGTTGATATGTAATGGAATAGACATAGACTCAAACGAATAGCACTGACGACGCGGCCCAGCCTTAAGTGGTTCGTCTCTGTGCTCtgtgctctgtgtgtgtgtgtgtgtatgcgataaggcagaggcagagccagagccagagccagtgccagagccagagccagagccaggcGTAGAAGTGCTGTCAGTGTCTGAGTGTTAAtcctaaataaatattcattctGCCACATGCAAATGTATTGAAATTGCTTGCTTTCAATGAATTTTGCTCCAGCTTGAGAACTTTACGTCTCCATGCTCTGGCGTCGTTACGTTATTCGCAATCCAGCAGTTGTCGCGTTCGGCTGCAGATCGGAACTTAAATTTGGATCCTACACGCAAAGGCGAAGAAGTATGTGTGCATAAATAGTCTATTGTGGAATACTTAAAAAACTATACAAATAAAGGATATGTGAATACAAGTTATAATCTCTCTGAGATATCGGACTATAAATGGATTATATGCGACTAAGACAAGTGaatgaaattataataaattatcaCTGCATTAACTGTGTCAAGGACAAGTCTtgctaaattataaaaatattatttcatatatagatatatatgaaTTACTAAAATTGTAGAAGGATACAAGACTTTCATCCTTTAAGCTAAAAAACTcggtatttaaataattttgagaTTAATAAAATGTGAAAGTGTGCACTATTCGAACTTTATAAAAGTGAACAAttcccaaaaaataaaacatttttattattttggatGACTCGTTCCCTTTGGACAATTGTGCTTTTCTATGAGATTCGGCATCAAAGAATATGTATCGATTTATAAGAATATTTTCAAAAGAATATTTGCCAGCACATGTCATTACGTcatttttagtttatatttgatttgatttttttttttttttggcatttgcgtACTCATTTTAACAAAGTGTCTTTGGTGATAACCCCTTGTGGCAGATACTGAGAGGAGCAACGATCTACGCCTGAAGGAGAAAACGACaactattaaaaaattataaaaaaaaaataatatgcgtatatatatacgcagAATAATCAAGAAACTGTGTTGATAATAcgattcaatttcaatttacagTTTGCTGGGTCTATTCTCTTCGAGCAGGCGTTTCCAATTGGATTCAAATTAGATTTATTGAAATGTTGCCCTTTCGATGGGGCCTGCTGCTTGGCATGGTGCTGCTCATAGCATACACAAATGGAGCGGCCATAGTAAGTGTCAAAATTGTTAATGAAACTTGATGAATTAAATTAAGTGTATGctagagagagtgagagagcacATTTAATAGAAATTATTCGTGAATGTAATAGTTCAATGCACATGAACTCGGCCCAAATAAAGTGAGATAAGAACCAAATGTTGGTAGACTTGTGACCAAGGTCAGTTTTAAAAAACAGAATGAGCTCAAACACCAACTAAACGATTACGATTTGGCTGACATTAGCATTGAACTtaattattcaatttgattatCAACAACAGGATCAATCATCTATGGATGATGATGCCGAGCTGACTCCCCTGACTGAATTAGAGCGAACCAAAAGAAGCGGCAGAGGCTAGTAAGAAGCCAAATAATGCAACACTCAATAAGAGATCTGTAAAACCAATATATATCACTTGCAGTGTCCGTGGACAAACACAGTCTCAGTACTTAAACTTTGGCAAGCCCGAACAGGATGGCAAGGCTGAGGCGGAGGCTAATGAGAGTGGTTCACGTTCAACTGTTTGTAAGACAGATATAGTAAACATATTGCTTATCCGCATATATCCCTAACCCGATAAATTCTGCAGCTGGTAGCCATGGCATGGGACAAGCCCAGAGTCAATTCTCTGGTGGAGATTGTAGCGGATGCTCCGGATATCATGCGGAATACCCAGGTTCTGTCGGCACAGCTTTGTATCCAAGTGGTCCTAGCGTCGATGGTGCCGCTTCTCTTGTTCCAGGTCGCATCGGCAGGCCTGATGCTATAATTAGTCTTCCAGGCTCTGGTGAGTTTTTaggaaaatacaaataaaagacATTGAAGCAACATTAATGGCATTATCGTATAAGGCGAAGCTGGTGCTACGGCTGGAGGACAGCCAGGATCTGTTGCTGGTCAGCCTGGCTATGGAACACAGCCTGGAGGATATAATCAGTTTGGCATTGGTGGTGTACAGCCGGGTTACGGAACAGATGGGCAACCTGGAACTGGAACGGGACGGCCAGGTGCTCAGTCGGGAGCTACCGGACAGCCCGGTGTTCAACCTGGTGCAGGAGGTCAACTTGGCGCTCAGCCTGGAATAGGAGGCACTCAACCCGACTATGGAGGTGGTGGTCACCCTGGGTATCGTGGTTCGCAGCCCGGTTCTGGTGTTGGTAAGCCCACCGATGGAGTCAGAAGACAACCTGATGTTCAGCCCAAATCTGATGGCATTCAGCCTGGTTACGGAGCACAGCCTGGAAGCGGCGGTAGCCAGCCTGGGTACGTAACTCAGAATGGAGCAGGAGGACAGCCGGGAACTGACGCCAGTCAGCCCGGCTATGGTACCCAATCAGGAACAAGTGGACAGCCGGGTATCGGTGGCACTCAACCTGGATACGGAACTCAAACTGGATCAAGAGGACAGCCAGGAATAGGTCAGCTTGGCTATGGAACCCAACCAGGAATAGATGGACATGGGACAGGAGGACAACCCGGAACTGACGCTAGTCAGCCCGGCTATGGTACCCAACCAGGAACTACTGGACAGCCGGGAACCGGTGGCATTCAACCTGGATACGGTACTCAGCATGGACTGCCTGGCATTGGCGGTGGTCAGCCTGGATACGGTACACAGCCTGGCGTGGGGGTCCATCATGGAATTGGCGGCGGGCAACCTGGAATTAGCAGTGGTCAGCCAGGTTATATCTCTCAACCTGGAGCAGGGGGACATCCTGGAATCGGAGGTTCTCAGCCAGGATACGGCACTCAACCTGGAGTAGGAGCTTACCCTGGAATAGTCGGTGGACAGACTGGAACTGGTGGCGGTCAGCCAGGATACGGTGTTCAGCCTGGAGTAGGAGGCCAGCCAGGAATCGGAGGTGGTCAGCCTGGATACGGGTCCCAACCTGGAGCAGGAGGACAGCCAGGAATCGGAGGTGGTCAGCCTGGATACGGACCCCAACCTGGAGCAGGAGGACAGCCGGGAATAGGAGGTGGTCAGCCTGGATACGGATCTCAGCCAGCAATCGGAAGTGGTCAGCCTGGATACGGAGCACATCCTGAAGCAGGGAGAGTAATCGGAATTGGTGGCGGACAGCCTGGCTATGGAACTCAATCTGGAGCAGGTGGACAGCCCGGTTTGGGTGGTGATCAGCTTAGATACGGAACTCAGCCTGGAGCAGGACGACAGCCTAGCGGTGGTCAGCCTGGATACGGTACTCAGCCTGGATCTGGATCACATCCTGGAATAGGCGGTGGACAGCCTGGTTACAGTACTCAGCCTGGAGCTGGGTCACAACAACCTGGATTTGGTGGTATTCAGCCTGGAATTGGCGTTGGTCAGCCTGGCTATGGTGCCCAACCTGGAGCAGGGGGACAGCCAGGAATCGGAGGTGGTCAGCCTGGATACGGGTCCCAACCTGGAGCAGGAGGACAGCCAGGAATCGGAGGTGGTCAGCCTGGATACGGGTCCCAACCTGGAGCAGGAGGACAGTCAGGAATCGGAGGTGGTCAGCCTGGATACGGGTTCCAACCTGGAGCAGGAGGACAGCCAGGAATCGGAGGTGGTCAGCCCGGATACGGAACTCAACTGGTACCAGGAAGACAGGCTGGAGTTGGCGGGGATCAGCTTGGATACGGATCTTTGCCAGAAGCACGGCAATCAGGAATTACAGGTGGTCAGCCTGGATACGGATCTCAGCCAGCAATCGGAAGTGGTCAACCCGGATATGGAACTCAGCCTGGTGTTGGAGGACAAACCGGAACTGCCGGACAGCCTGGCTATGGTGCTCAACTGGGAGTTGGTGGACAGCCTGGAATTGGCGGTGGATACGGAACGCAACCTGGTGCAGGAGGACAGCCCGGTATTGGAGGTAGTCAGCCGGGCTATGGTACGCAACCAGGAATTGGGGGACAGCCTGGAATTGCCGGTGGATACGGAACTCAGCCTGGAGCAGGAGGACAACCTGGTATTGGAGGTAGTCAGCCAGGCTATGGTACGCAACCAGGAGTTGGGGGGCAGCCTGGATACGGAACGCAACCTGGTGCAGGAGGACAGCCGGGTATTGGAGGTACGCAACCAGGAATTGGGGGACAGCCTGGAATTGCCGGTGGATACGGAACTCAGCCTGGAGCTGGAGGACAGCCCGGTATTGGAGGTAGTCAGCCAGGCTATGGTACGCAACCAGGAGTTGGGGGGCAGCCTGGATACGGAACGCAACCTGGTGCAGGAGGACAGCCCGGTATTGGAGGTAGTCAGCCGGGCTATGGTACGCAACCAGGAATTGGGGGACAGCCTGGAATTGCCGGTGGATACGGAACTCAGCCTGGAGCAGGAGGACAACCTGGTATTGGAGGTAGTCAGCCAGGCTATGGTACGCAACCAGGAGTTGGGGGGCAGCCTGGATACGGAACGCAACCTGGTGCAGGAGGACAGCCCGGGATTGGAGGTACGCAAGCAGGAATTGGGGGACAGCCTGGAATCGCCGGTGGATACAGAACACAACCTGGCACAGGAGGACAGCCCGGCATTGGAGGTAGTCAGCCGGGCTATGGTACGCAACCGGGAATTGGGGGACAGCCTGGAGTTGCCGGTGGATACGGAACTCAGCCTGGAGCAGGAGGACAACCTGGTATTGGAGGTAGTCAGCCAGGCTATGGTACGCAACCAGGAGTTGGGGGGCAGCCTGGATACGGAACGCAACCTGGTGGAGGAGGACAGCCCGGTATTGGAGGTACGCAACCAGGAATTGGGGGACAGCCTGGAATCGCCAGTGGATACGGAACTCAGCCTGGAGCAGGAGGACAGCCCGGTATTGGAGGTAGTCAGCCGGGCTATGGTTCGCAATCAGGAGTTGGGGGGCAGCCTGGAATTTCCGGTGGATACAGAACTCAGCCGGGAGCAGGAGGACAGACAGGTGGTCAGGTTGGTTATGGAACCCAGCCTGGAGCTGCTGGAACGCATATTGGCTACGGAACTCAACCAGGTATAGGAGGACAGCCTGGAATAAGCGGAGGTCAGCTCGGAATTGGCAGTCAAATTGGTGGTCAGCCAGGAATAGTTACTACTCCGTCTGGAGTTGGTGGTGGGCAATTCGGCTACGGAACTCAACCTGGCATTGGAGCTCCATCTGGAGTTGGTGGAGGCCAAATTGGTGCTCCTGGACGTTATACAGATGCCGCAACTGGCTTAGGAGCGGTCACTGTACCTGGGGCTGCTGGCACAGGCGGTGTTGACGATGCCTTCTCGCAAGCTGAGTCCGCTATTGGCGACGGCCAAGCATCGGCTAGCGCCCAGGGCAAGAAGAATGGAGGTACTGCTAAGACGCAAGTATCTGGCGCCTACAGCAAGGGCAGCTCGTTCAGCGCCAGCGCAATGACCTCTGACGCAGATCGTACTGCGAGCGCACAAGTAACAGGCAATGAAGATGGTGCAATGAGTCAGTCTCAGGGCTCTGGCGGTCCTTCCCAATCCCAAGCTCAAGTCCAACTTAATGCTAAGGATGGCGGCACTAAGGCCTCTTCACAGAGCGGCGGTATCATACACCAGAGCCAGAGCGAGGTGCAGGCCAATGATAAAGGCGGCCTGGCTGATGCACAATCCAGCGGACCAGGTCAGACTTCATCGCAAGCACAAATCGGCTTCCGTCCTGGTCAGGACACTAGTTCAGCAGCTGCATCAGGTGGTGGACAAGCGTCGGCACAGTCAGGCAGTCACTCAGGACAGAGTCAGTCCCAGATACACGGCACATCCAGGTTAGCCCAAACGAGTTGCGCATTCGCTTAactaaattcatatatatcgCCGTACAGCTTTGGCGTCTCGTATCATGGTGCCGCACAATCTGCATCGGGAACGAAGGAACAAGTGGCCACGTATCGCGAACAGAACAGGGAgctatttaatacaattagtCAGTTCGGCAATACTGGAAACGCGTAAGTATCATATATATGACGTGAAGAAATAGCAAAGCaggtcaaatatttatttccagTGTTACCGATCGGGTTGACGCCGTTTTTAGCGGCCCAGCAATTGCTTCCGAATCTGATATACCAGAGATTCAGTTGAAATCCTCAAAGACGAGCAAAGAGCTCAGTGACAAAGGTGAAAGCAATAAGCTGGGTCAACCACAGCCCACAATTACCGACGATGAGGAAGCAGAGGATGACGAGGAACCGTATGATGAATATGACGAGGAGGATTACTACAACGAAAAGCCAGTGAAACTCGAAGAAAGTCCCCCAACTGCTAGCCAGACCAAAAACCAGGAGCCCGGCGCAGCACCAGCACCTGTGGCTGAACCCATCACCTATAGGCAATCATCTCCCACTCAAAATCAGCAGGCCGTGGTAGCCAACCCGAACGCTGGCCAGTATCGAGTAGTGCAGAATCAAAACGGACGTGTTAATACATATCCCGTCCGCACCACCACCGAATCTGTGCCCAGTGGCTTCCGCGGCACGGTGAATGTGGAAAAGAAGTTCCACACAAAAGCACTGGAGCTGCACAGCACCAACAAGAAGGTGGACATCAGTGCCGAGGAGGACGATAGTAAGGTAGCTGACGAGGGCGCCCACAAGCCACGTGCACCAGACAGCTATGTGACAGTCACCAAGTCAGTGACTGGCAGCATGGACAATTCGAAGAACCCGCCACAGGAGAACAAAAACTTCCAGTCCACATACTATACGAAGTCGTCAACGTGCGGCTACTTTACCTTCTCCTGCAATATTGTCTACGGTGCGAATGGACGCAGTAAAATCTGTCGTCCCAAGGCGCCGTCTAACGGCAAGTGCTAAGGATGCCATCAGCAGTTGAATGGGGCTCAAATTGTAATCACATATAGCTAACCAATAACCTGTTTGTATTTGACGCACTTAAgcatttaagtttttgctACTAATTTAAGAGTCTTACTGCCATTTTTTTACTTCGTACACCGAttgaaattgtaattaatatttaataataaccAAGACACACTGCCGTGAAATGTTTGTCGAAAGACAAAAAGTGTACTGTATATATTAAGATTTCATATTAGGGAAAAATTAGTCGTAGTATTAATAGTCATTTGCCTATAATACTTAACCATCTGATACGCTTGTTTCTGCAATTTTGAGTATTAATGTTTGGTTCTTATgaacttaaatttttaaattaagtttggCGGGATTATCATTTAGACGCGGTCCCATTGCAAGGAGGTATCGATATCATTAATTCGACAAAAATATCGACACTAAACATATTGACAGCCAGTTATGGTTAGTGGTATGACTGTTTGCTTCTTAAAAACTATCGTTTTGAAATTAAGCAGATATCGAACTATCGTGGCGAACATTTTGTGCGAGAGAAATATCGATACTAAAACACATGTGTGGCCTATCGGGCcggctttttgttttgtgttgccgagcaacaaaatattaaattttcattcaatttgttgAATCCTTCCAAACAAATCGAAGCGACTGTCGACGAGAAATCTAAAATAACCAACTAAACCCCAGAAAGtcaattttaaaatcataaaTCATGGGCGAAACTGAGAAAATTGAGGTGCGCGACATAACACGCATCGAGCGCATTGGCGCCCATTCGCATATCCGCGGTCTTGGGCTGGATGATGTTCTGGAGGCACGTGCTGTATCCCAGGGCATGGTGGGTCAGAAGGATGCACGACGTGCCGCCGGAGTTGTAGTTCAAATGGTGCGCGAGGGAAAAATCGCCGGACGTTGTATTTTACTTGCAGGCGAGCCCAGTACCGGTAAGACAGCTATTGCAGTGGGCATGGCTCAGGCATTGGGCACAGAAACACCATTTACAAGCATGTCTGGATCGGAGATTTACTCGCTGGAGATGAGCAAAACGGAGGCGCTATCGCAAGCACTACGCAAAAGCATCGGTGTGCGTATCAAGGAAGAGACTGAGATTATAGAGGGCGAAGTGGtcgaaattcaaattgaacgCCCCGCAACGGGCACCGGGCAAAAGGTGGGCAAAGTCACACTTAAAACCACCGAAATGGAGACCAACTACGATCTGGGCAACAAAATCATCGAATGTTTCATGAAAGAGAAGATTCAGGCCGGCGACGTCATAACCATAGACAAAGCCTCCGGCAAAGTGAACAAGCTGGGCCGCAGCTTTACACGCGCTCGGGACTACGATGCCACTGGAGCACAGACACGTTTTGTGCAGTGTCCCGAGGGGGAGCTGCAGAAGCGCAAAGAAGTGGTGCACACAGTTACGCTCCACGAGATCGATGTGATCAACAGTCGCACTCATGGCTTTTTGGCCCTGTTTTCGGGCGATACTGGCGAAATCAAGCAGGAGGTGCGTGATCAGATCAATAACAAGGTACTGGAGTGGCGTGAGGAGGGCAAAGCCGAAATAAATCCAGGCGTCCTATTCATTGACGAAGTGCACATGCTGGACATAGAGTGCTTCTCATATCTCAATCGCGCCCTAGAGTCGGACATGGCACCAGTCGTAGTTATGGCCACCAATCGCGGAATAACTCGCATTCGCGGCACCAATTACCGCAGTCCGCATGGCATACCCATCGATCTGCTGGATCGCATGATCATCATACGCACCGTTCCATACACTGAAAAGGAGGTCAAGGAGATACTCAAGATACGCTGCGAAGAGGAGGACTGCATCATGCATCCCGACGCTCTCACCATTCTAACACGCATCGCCACCGATACAAGTCTCCGCTATGCCATACAATTGATAACCACGGCCAATTTAGTTTGTCGTCGTCGCAAGGCAACCGAAGTAAACACGGAGGACGTGAAAAAGGTTTACTCTCTATTTCTGGATGAGAATCGCTCGAGTAAAATACTAAAGGAGTACCAGGATGATTACATGTTTAGCGAGATCAGTGAGCATGAGGAGGAAGCcgcagctgttgctggtggAGGGGCCAAGCGCCGTTTAGACACCGGAGACGGCGATGCACAGGCCATGGAGCATTAGTTTGTGGTCGCCAGAAACTCGCACATTCTCTCATCATTTACTAAATAAcagaaataaatatgtttacaaAATGCACTGTATCTAAAACGTGGAATGTTACTTTTTATTATGGTTTACTTTTAGTTCATGAAATTAAATGTCCTAGCCATATCCTTAAGGACTTGGCCGAGGACAATAGAATTCATTAGCACTAGTTTAAAATGGTATATGTTTCCAAATTGAATCGGACACATCtgcctacatatatatacataggcGTACTTCACTGTGTGGCGGTTTCTGCTATCGacacacatatattaaatCTAAGCCTTATGTTTTGTCtacatatttaaacaaatttcggAGAAACCAAATATTGTCATAAAAAAGCTAAATAATATGTAATTAAGGAGTGCTCCTTAAATATGTACTTGGGTCAGGAGCTCCTtatgaaaaaatgttaatatagACTGCTGATAAATTAACAGAGTGTTACACTGCGAGTGACTCAAGCGGACGAAAAAACCGGCGCACAGAAAATTAGCAAGCGATCAAATTTCGAGTGAGAACTATGCGACCagcatacacacccacacaaacacgtGTGTGCCGAGAGATGCGCCAGAGCCAGAGATAAGCAGTCACctgtttgtgtgggtgttcGCTGTCAATTATCTTCTTGCGCTCATGCACTCACGACTTTTTTGGTGCTGATCGCTGATTGGCCCATTCAATGTGAGCTTGCATTAAAGTTCTCGTGTGGTCATTTGCCTGCTCTATTTTCTGAGCGCCGGTTTTACGGACTTGAGCAATTTTATTCTGAGTTAGTGTGGTCCCATTAGTAGACATGGCATGTTGTCATGCTGCGGGTTACAGTCTATTAAagctattaatattttaacacCGTCCTATTTACGAGTGCTCTCCCTTTTTGAACTTGGTAATTtcttataatttaatatttttatgtaatacatatataatacataaaaatattaaacatatataaaaagtgtatcccaaataaattagaatatgAAGGTGCGGCACAACAGATTTCACACAACAACCAGCAGTTAACAGCTTGGGACTCGGCATGCattaatttacaaattaataCAGTGATCTAATTTGCTCGAGCGCAAGGGGACAAAAAATTCGGCGCAGAGAAAAAAAGCTAAACTTGCCTAGGCAGCAAAGTTCGTGTGATGTGTCGGATAAGAAGATAATACACtagcacacatatacacataagtacgtgcatattttgcaattcattctacatacatatgtatgtatgtgtgtgttttcattcttcttctgcttgctTTGAATGGCGTTCACTTTAGTTTATGGTTTGCTTTGCGCCGATTTTCCTTCTTTTTGCGCCCACGCAATAAATTCCGTTTTAGTAAGACGCCTGCAGTCGAATCAAGCTGTTTAAAACTATTATAACTGAAAAGTCTCAAGTGAATGCCATCCGTATGGTACATGCTTAAGACTCGTGCggatttgaataaataattgaCATTATTATGACAATCAAACTTGCTGATAAACGTGATTTGGTGCGGAACTAAAAGTGTAAAGTGTTACAATAATCGATTTGCAGAATCTGAATAATTTAGCGCATGGGGAGCCATTGTAAATTTACAAAAGTAgttaatatttcatttcacAAAAAAGCTCGTGAGTTATAAGATCAAGACAAGCATGTATACACACAATTctacatacatagatatgtacatatgtatgtatgtatttgtcaATTCCCTCTTTCTATTGCCTGTTGGGATGTGTGTTCGCTTTCATTTTAACTACTTATGCATGTTCGTTTTTGCTCTAcgaatgaatttattttgt
The sequence above is a segment of the Drosophila virilis strain 15010-1051.87 chromosome 3, Dvir_AGI_RSII-ME, whole genome shotgun sequence genome. Coding sequences within it:
- the prc gene encoding collagen alpha-1(III) chain isoform X2, coding for MLWRRYVIRNPAVVAFGCRSELKFGSYTQRRRICWVYSLRAGVSNWIQIRFIEMLPFRWGLLLGMVLLIAYTNGAAIDQSSMDDDAELTPLTELERTKRSGRGYVRGQTQSQYLNFGKPEQDGKAEAEANESGSRSTVSGSHGMGQAQSQFSGGDCSGCSGYHAEYPGSVGTALYPSGPSVDGAASLVPGRIGRPDAIISLPGSGEAGATAGGQPGSVAGQPGYGTQPGGYNQFGIGGVQPGYGTDGQPGTGTGRPGAQSGATGQPGVQPGAGGQLGAQPGIGGTQPDYGGGGHPGYRGSQPGSGVGKPTDGVRRQPDVQPKSDGIQPGYGAQPGSGGSQPGYVTQNGAGGQPGTDASQPGYGTQSGTSGQPGIGGTQPGYGTQTGSRGQPGIGQLGYGTQPGIDGHGTGGQPGTDASQPGYGTQPGTTGQPGTGGIQPGYGTQHGLPGIGGGQPGYGTQPGVGVHHGIGGGQPGISSGQPGYISQPGAGGHPGIGGSQPGYGTQPGVGAYPGIVGGQTGTGGGQPGYGVQPGVGGQPGIGGGQPGYGSQPGAGGQPGIGGGQPGYGPQPGAGGQPGIGGGQPGYGSQPAIGSGQPGYGAHPEAGRVIGIGGGQPGYGTQSGAGGQPGLGGDQLRYGTQPGAGRQPSGGQPGYGTQPGSGSHPGIGGGQPGYSTQPGAGSQQPGFGGIQPGIGVGQPGYGAQPGAGGQPGIGGGQPGYGSQPGAGGQPGIGGGQPGYGSQPGAGGQSGIGGGQPGYGFQPGAGGQPGIGGGQPGYGTQLVPGRQAGVGGDQLGYGSLPEARQSGITGGQPGYGSQPAIGSGQPGYGTQPGVGGQTGTAGQPGYGAQLGVGGQPGIGGGYGTQPGAGGQPGIGGSQPGYGTQPGIGGQPGYGTQPGAGGQPGIGGTQPGIGGQPGIAGGYGTQPGAGGQPGIGGSQPGYGTQPGVGGQPGYGTQPGAGGQPGIGGSQPGYGTQPGIGGQPGIAGGYGTQPGAGGQPGIGGSQPGYGTQPGVGGQPGYGTQPGAGGQPGIGGTQAGIGGQPGIAGGYRTQPGTGGQPGIGGSQPGYGTQPGIGGQPGVAGGYGTQPGAGGQPGIGGSQPGYGTQPGVGGQPGYGTQPGGGGQPGIGGTQPGIGGQPGIASGYGTQPGAGGQPGIGGSQPGYGSQSGVGGQPGISGGYRTQPGAGGQTGGQVGYGTQPGAAGTHIGYGTQPGIGGQPGISGGQLGIGSQIGGQPGIVTTPSGVGGGQFGYGTQPGIGAPSGVGGGQIGAPGRYTDAATGLGAVTVPGAAGTGGVDDAFSQAESAIGDGQASASAQGKKNGGTAKTQVSGAYSKGSSFSASAMTSDADRTASAQVTGNEDGAMSQSQGSGGPSQSQAQVQLNAKDGGTKASSQSGGIIHQSQSEVQANDKGGLADAQSSGPGQTSSQAQIGFRPGQDTSSAAASGGGQASAQSGSHSGQSQSQIHGTSSFGVSYHGAAQSASGTKEQVATYREQNRELFNTISQFGNTGNAVTDRVDAVFSGPAIASESDIPEIQLKSSKTSKELSDKGESNKLGQPQPTITDDEEAEDDEEPYDEYDEEDYYNEKPVKLEESPPTASQTKNQEPGAAPAPVAEPITYRQSSPTQNQQAVVANPNAGQYRVVQNQNGRVNTYPVRTTTESVPSGFRGTVNVEKKFHTKALELHSTNKKVDISAEEDDSKVADEGAHKPRAPDSYVTVTKSVTGSMDNSKNPPQENKNFQSTYYTKSSTCGYFTFSCNIVYGANGRSKICRPKAPSNGKC
- the prc gene encoding collagen alpha-1(III) chain isoform X1 — protein: MLWRRYVIRNPAVVAFGCRSELKFGSYTQRRRICWVYSLRAGVSNWIQIRFIEMLPFRWGLLLGMVLLIAYTNGAAIDQSSMDDDAELTPLTELERTKRSGRGYVRGQTQSQYLNFGKPEQDGKAEAEANESGSRSTVSGSHGMGQAQSQFSGGDCSGCSGYHAEYPGSVGTALYPSGPSVDGAASLVPGRIGRPDAIISLPGSGEAGATAGGQPGSVAGQPGYGTQPGGYNQFGIGGVQPGYGTDGQPGTGTGRPGAQSGATGQPGVQPGAGGQLGAQPGIGGTQPDYGGGGHPGYRGSQPGSGVGKPTDGVRRQPDVQPKSDGIQPGYGAQPGSGGSQPGYVTQNGAGGQPGTDASQPGYGTQSGTSGQPGIGGTQPGYGTQTGSRGQPGIGQLGYGTQPGIDGHGTGGQPGTDASQPGYGTQPGTTGQPGTGGIQPGYGTQHGLPGIGGGQPGYGTQPGVGVHHGIGGGQPGISSGQPGYISQPGAGGHPGIGGSQPGYGTQPGVGAYPGIVGGQTGTGGGQPGYGVQPGVGGQPGIGGGQPGYGSQPGAGGQPGIGGGQPGYGPQPGAGGQPGIGGGQPGYGSQPAIGSGQPGYGAHPEAGRVIGIGGGQPGYGTQSGAGGQPGLGGDQLRYGTQPGAGRQPSGGQPGYGTQPGSGSHPGIGGGQPGYSTQPGAGSQQPGFGGIQPGIGVGQPGYGAQPGAGGQPGIGGGQPGYGSQPGAGGQPGIGGGQPGYGSQPGAGGQSGIGGGQPGYGFQPGAGGQPGIGGGQPGYGTQLVPGRQAGVGGDQLGYGSLPEARQSGITGGQPGYGSQPAIGSGQPGYGTQPGVGGQTGTAGQPGYGAQLGVGGQPGIGGGYGTQPGAGGQPGIGGSQPGYGTQPGIGGQPGIAGGYGTQPGAGGQPGIGGSQPGYGTQPGVGGQPGYGTQPGAGGQPGIGGTQPGIGGQPGIAGGYGTQPGAGGQPGIGGSQPGYGTQPGVGGQPGYGTQPGAGGQPGIGGSQPGYGTQPGIGGQPGIAGGYGTQPGAGGQPGIGGSQPGYGTQPGVGGQPGYGTQPGAGGQPGIGGTQAGIGGQPGIAGGYRTQPGTGGQPGIGGSQPGYGTQPGIGGQPGVAGGYGTQPGAGGQPGIGGSQPGYGTQPGVGGQPGYGTQPGGGGQPGIGGTQPGIGGQPGIASGYGTQPGAGGQPGIGGSQPGYGSQSGVGGQPGISGGYRTQPGAGGQTGGQVGYGTQPGAAGTHIGYGTQPGIGGQPGISGGQLGIGSQIGGQPGIVTTPSGVGGGQFGYGTQPGIGAPSGVGGGQIGAPGRYTDAATGLGAVTVPGAAGTGGVDDAFSQAESAIGDGQASASAQGKKNGGTAKTQVSGAYSKGSSFSASAMTSDADRTASAQVTGNEDGAMSQSQGSGGPSQSQAQVQLNAKDGGTKASSQSGGIIHQSQSEVQANDKGGLADAQSSGPGQTSSQAQIGFRPGQDTSSAAASGGGQASAQSGSHSGQSQSQIHGTSSFGVSYHGAAQSASGTKEQVATYREQNRELFNTISQFGNTGNAVTDRVDAVFSGPAIASESDIPEIQLKSSKTSKELSDKGESNKLGQPQPTITDDEEAEDDEEPYDEYDEEDYYNEKPVKLEESPPTASQTKNQEPGAAPAPVAEPITYRQSSPTQNQQAVVANPNAGQYRVVQNQNGRVNTYPVRTTTESVPSGFRGTVNVEKKFHTKALELHSTNKKVDISAEEDDSKVADEGAHKPRAPDSYVTVTKSVTGSMDNSKNPPQENKNFQSTYYTKSSTCGYFTFSCNIVYGANGRSKICRPKAPSNGKC
- the rept gene encoding ruvB-like helicase 2, whose translation is MGETEKIEVRDITRIERIGAHSHIRGLGLDDVLEARAVSQGMVGQKDARRAAGVVVQMVREGKIAGRCILLAGEPSTGKTAIAVGMAQALGTETPFTSMSGSEIYSLEMSKTEALSQALRKSIGVRIKEETEIIEGEVVEIQIERPATGTGQKVGKVTLKTTEMETNYDLGNKIIECFMKEKIQAGDVITIDKASGKVNKLGRSFTRARDYDATGAQTRFVQCPEGELQKRKEVVHTVTLHEIDVINSRTHGFLALFSGDTGEIKQEVRDQINNKVLEWREEGKAEINPGVLFIDEVHMLDIECFSYLNRALESDMAPVVVMATNRGITRIRGTNYRSPHGIPIDLLDRMIIIRTVPYTEKEVKEILKIRCEEEDCIMHPDALTILTRIATDTSLRYAIQLITTANLVCRRRKATEVNTEDVKKVYSLFLDENRSSKILKEYQDDYMFSEISEHEEEAAAVAGGGAKRRLDTGDGDAQAMEH